Part of the Microcoleus sp. AS-A8 genome, TGATAATAGGGTATGTAGTCCGATTTAGAAAGTTAATTTTACAGACAGATTTTATTTTCCTGATTTTGGCTTTTGGTCTATTTGGATTATCAATAGTTATCGATCTTTTAGAATTAAAAATATCCATCCTGTTTGAAGATGGCTCTAAGTTATTTGGCATTGTCAGTTGGTTCGGTTATTTCGCTATAACCTGCTTTCGGGTGGTGAAACAGATTACACTTCAACCTGCTGAAAAAAAGGAACAACGCTTCTCTTAAACAAAAAGGCAATATTGGCCTAAGCTGTGGTGCATTTAATTGGTGAGTTCGGTTTCAGCCTTTCTCTTTTGGGATGGGAAGGATAGCCCGTCCAAACGATGCAATGTTTTATGCCGATTAGCTGACTCAAGAACTGGTGCTATCTAATATATCCCTTAGAAGGCTTCAACCACTCCATTGAGTGAGAAGATCTGTGCATGGCGGCATAAGACAGACGTTTTTTACTAGTTTTTTGGATACTCCTAAAAACTTTCTCCCATCCTCTACTCTCATCTCTGCCCCCACTCCCCCCCGCTGCATGGCGGCGTGCAGCTAGGAGATTTGAGTCAATAGCACCTTACTGTCGCTCTCGAAGTACAATGACGGCAACCCTCCTAAGCCAGAACCTCTGGGGACACACCGCAGGTTGGAATCGGAGAAATTTGCTGGAATTGACATATAGAGTGCTAAAACCTGGAAATATAGACAAAACGAGCCATGAAATGCTAACCAGGTTCTTTGGGGGCTAATAGAGGTTAAACGCAAATGGGGCAACTGAACAAACAATCGGATGATAGGGGAGCAAGCGATTCGCAGGCAGCAGAAGATCTTTTAAGAGCCATGACTCAAGATATTGAGCACCTGCGGCAAAATCTCCTGAGTCAGTTAGCTCAAGATGTTGAGCGGCTCCAGAGAGAAAAATCTCAGTTGATTGAGGACATTGAACAGCTAAAGGCTCAGCGTCAGCAGCAGCTTTTCCAACAACAGATTGATCGTGTCCCCAGTGCGGGGTTCTCGCCAAACGTAATAGCCGAAGTTCACAATGAGAATATAGAGCAATTGATTGCCTCTTTGGATTCAACCCTGAGAGCAACCTTTAGAAGCCTACAACAAGACCTTAAGAGCTATCAAAGTTCCCTCTCCCAGCAGTTGGGTGAGATGTACAGTCTAGAGAAGCAAGGCGAAGCCATCTTAGAGACGCTGGTTAATCGTCTGAGGAAAGAAGTTTCATCCCAATCTTCTGCTACAAAGAACTCTTCACTGTCTTCACCGCCAGCACACCCCAATGTTTCTTTACCCCGCCGCGACATACCTGGGTATCTGGAGGAAGATCATCATTACAACAGCTTTAACGTCTCATATCCTTCTGAGCAATCCATCCCAGCCGTACCATCAATTCCAGCACCAGAGTCGCTGACGACTGCCCCCCAGCCTCAAGCCTCCTCTAAGCCTAAGCGGGGGTTGGTGGGTGGGTTAGTCATGGGGTTTGTTCTGGTTCTGTTGTCCTTCCTGCTGCAAGCGTTCCAGAACATTGTTATTAGTGTAATTTTCAATAAGTCCCCTATTTTGGGGCTATTTGAATTCGGAGGATTGTTAGTTCCCAGCGCGGGCAATTCGCTGCTGATTTTGTGGTTGCGAATGCTTGTGGTAGTACCTTTGATGGCGATTTTAGCGATGGTTCGCTATCCATCGGTGTGGCGAGAAATTGGCCAATTTGCGCGCTCAAAAGACTGGCTGTTATTTTTCAATGTTTTGGCAAGTGGCTTTTTTCTGTTTTTATCTCAGGCGCTACTGTATTTGGCTTTGGGGCCTATTGCTCCAGGGGTTGCCCTGACAATTTTCTTTATCTATCCGATCTTTACTCTGTTATTAGCGTGGGTGCTGTATGGTAGGCGACCGACGCTCATTAGTAACCTCGTTATTTTCAGTGTTTTGGTCGGGTTTGTGCTGATTACCCTTCCCGGTACTAGAACAACGGAACTTTCCAGTTTAGGTATTAGTGCGGCGGCGGGTGCGGGTGTCGCCTTTGCTTTTCATCTCATCCTGACGCGAATTCCTGCTAAGAAGATTAACCCCGTCCCTTTGATGTGGATTAATTATGTCCTCCTCCTTACTTTTGCTGGTTTGTGTTTAGCCGGACCCTTTCCGCAATCCTGGTGGCGTTTCGATGTCGCTCCCACGATGTGGCCTAGTCTAATCATCAGCAGTTTAGTATTAGGGGGTATTACGTTCTTGATCAATCTGCTAAGTAACATGGGGCTGAGACGGATCGATCCACGTCGAGCCTTAATTCTGGAAGCAACAGTTCCTGCTTTAACAGGGCTCTTAGCTCTGGGGATCGTGCAAAGCACCATGCAGGGGTCGCAAATCTTTGGAATGGTGATTGTTACCTTGGGAGTTGTTGCTCTGAATTTTGAGCAGCGACGTCGCCATGCCCAAGCCGCTCAATCGGCCTCGCGATCGCAAAAATAAAGGTGCGATCGCTGGCTATCATGCGAATCTTATCGACTAGGAAGTACTGTGCCATCAGATGTCCTAGTCAAATATTCTATGGTTTGGCTATTAGCCACGATAAGGAACGGAGAGAGAGGGATTCGAACCCTCGTTAGAGTCACCCCTAAACAGCATTTCCAGTGCTGCGCCTTCAACCGCTCGGCCATCTCTCCAGGGGAGTTATTCATTGCAGGTTTTGAATTAAGCTAATTCAGCACCCGGTTTCTAATTGTACACTAAAGTGATGACTAAATCCTATAAAGTTCAAATTCATCATCGCCAAGCTGGTACTCATCATATAGTACAAGTGCCAGATGACCGATATATCTTGCAAGCGGCAGAGAATCAGGGCGTGAAACTGCCGTTTGCGTGTCGCAATGGAGCTTGCACCACCTGTGCCGTCCGGGTTCTGCGTGGTGAAGTTTACCAGCCAGAAGCCATGGGACTTTCTCCAAATCTGCGCGACCAAGGCTATGCTCTGTTGTGTGTGAGTTATCCTCGCTCCGACCTGGAGGTGGAGACGCAGGATGAAGACGAAGTCTATGAACTTCAGTTTGGTCGCTATTTTGCCAAAGGCAAGGTGCAGTTTGGACTGCCACTGGATGAGGATTAAGGTGGACAACAGAGGAGGACTCATACAATTGGGCATGAAACTTGCCCGATTCGATTGTCTGCAACTCCCGACTGGTGAGGTTTCCCAAATCCAAGATCTACAACTTTCGCCTTCTAAGGAGTGTAAGGAGAGTCATCTCTCCCTCCAGGGCCTCCACTCTCTCCTGTGTCCCCACAGTCTTCACGCTCTGCGGAAGGAGTGTTTGCTTTTGCTGAGGCTATTGAGCCTGTTATGCTGCTGTCTCTTTTTATTAGTGGGTTGCCAATCCTCCCCTGTGCCCACGGGAAGAACCGTAACCGTTCAGGTGCAGCGAGTTGTCAGTGGACAAACGCTAGATGTATTGAACCCAACCCAGCAAACCGCCTTGATAGAGCGGGTACGATTGATTGGGATTGAGGCACCCGATTTAAAGCAAGAGCCTTGGGGATCAGCAGCCAAAAATCGCTTTGAGCAAATGATTAGCAAAACGGCTAATCAGCCGCTTGTCTTACAACCTGTTTCCTTGGAACCGGATGTCCAAGAGAAAGACAGCACAGGTCGCTGGCTCGCCTATGTCTGGTACGATGGCGTCTTAATCAATGAGCAATTGGTAAAAGAAGGGTATGTGTTAGCCGCACCGCGATTGCCTAACCAAAAATACGATGATCGCCTTGCTCGTGCCCAGGAATATGCCAGACTCATGGGATATGGCATCTGGAATTTAGACCAACCCATGCGTTTGACCCCAGCCGAATTTCGTCGCCAAAATCCTTAACGTTGCGCTGACGATGGGATTAGTGTTTAGCCCGCTTGGCGGGTAGACGACAAAAACGAAGAGAATTTTGGCTTAGGGTTCATCTCAATCACTTTTGTCTGTTCTGATGAGATTTGAGCCTTCCAAGATCCATTCAAAAGCTTCCGTGTAATGCCTCTTGGGAGGATAATGAGTGGGTGAGTGATAACCCTACTCTCCACTAATCCCTAATCATTCCACTCGCAGCGTTATTCCTGAATTGGTGTTCTAAGCTATTTAAAGATGAGCCAACATACACCCCAACAACTGCAAATCTTCCTGGACATTGCCACCGAAGCCGCTATGGCAGCAGGGGCTATCTTGAAAGACTACTGGGGTAAGTTAGACGAAATAGAGGAAAAAGGACGTCCCGGAGACTTAGTGACGGTTGCCGATAAAGACGCTGAAGTAGCCATTCTCAAAGTGTTACAGCGTCATGTTCCCCATCACTCTATCCTAGCCGAGGAATCCGGTCAGCTAGGGGATAACCAGAATGAATATTTGTGGGCGATCGATCCCCTGGATGGGACTACCAATTACGCTCATCAGTACCCCGTTGCGGCTGTCTCTGTCGGACTCCTGATTTCCGGAATACCTGAGGTTGGAGCGATTTATAATCCCTTTCGTGATGAGCTATTTCGTGCGGCCACGGGTTTAGGAGCGACTCGCAATCGACGCCCAATTCAAGTGTCTCAAACATCCGACCTGAGTAAAAGCCTACTCGTCACCGGCTTTGCCTACGATCGACGCGAGACTTCTGATAACAACTATGCTGAATTCTGTCACCTCACCCACCTCACCCAAGGCGTCCGCCGTAGCGGTGCCGCCTCCATCGATCTAGCCGATGTGGCCTGCGGAAGACTGGATGGGTACTGGGAACGGGGACTTTCTCCCTGGGATATCGTTGCTGGGGTCGTGTTGGTAGAAGAAGCTGGTGGGAAAGTGACCGCTTACGACGGCAGCCCCTTAAAGATTGATTCGGGTCGGATTCTAGCCACCAATGTGCATCTGCACGAACAGATGAGTACTGAGCTGTTACAGGTGCCCCCTCTTTCTGGGTGGAAATAATTTTGATAGGTATTTCACGCAGATGGGAATAATCTAATTAGTAACCCATGAACTTTCAGAACGCCGCTAACTATGAAAAGCTATTTCCCATAGTAGCCAAACAATGTTCTGATAAAAATGACATAGCTTTATGGTGCCTTGATAAACCAAGACAAGGTGATAAAGTTAGCGATTATAGCAGAAATTAAGACATACTAGAAACAATTATTTTGGCACGGAGCTTGGACAAACCCCTATGTCTTTTCAAATTGAGCGCGGACTCTTCAAGTTTGATTTCAACGACCATCACGCCGTTATCGGTGTTCCGGTTGATGCGGATGTTAAAGAAGTCCGCAAGCGATATCTCAAGATTGCTAGAAAACTACATCCTGACAGCTGCAAAGCGGCAAGCGATAGCGAAAAGAAGTTAGCCAATCAACTGTTATCCAAACTCGTGAATCCAGCCTACGAACAGCTGTCTCAGGGGAATAATCGGGATTACTTGGTGAGTCTAGGCCACATGGGGAGACGTTTAGCGGCAGAAGGGGCTAAAATTCCCCTTGCGAGCGCCTCAGCCAAACAATTATTCCAGTCAGGTGCCAATTTAGACAACGCTTACAAAAGCGTATTACAAAAGCTAGCCACAACACAATACGATTCCCTTGACCAAGTCTTAGATAAAATTGCTGAAATCAGTGAACTGAATATGGTTTACCTAATGCTGAGCAAGGGTGAACTCCAAAAACCCACCGATAGAAGACCGGGGGCTCCAATGGGTCCGGGAGCCGGCCCAAAAGGCGGTCAGCCAGCTACTCCAGGCCGGAACCCAGGTCCTAACGCTCCGACACCACCTGGAACACCGGCACGCCCTATTAGTCCGCTACCTGATTCGGGAGTCACGAGATCGGCTGAGTATGTTCGGCGAGCAGAAGGCTACATGGCAAAGAACAATTTTGCCGCCGCTGTTCTGGAGTTGCGTGAGGCACTCAAGCTAGATCCAAACAATAGTCGCTGCCATAGCTTACTAGGAGCCTCTTTTTTGAAGCAAAATCAGGCGACAATGGCAAAAGTTCACCTTAATAAAGCCTTGCAACTGAATCCCAACGATGAGTTGGCTTTGAAGGGCAAAAAGCATCTCGATGCCCTTCAGAACACCAACGGGGGTCAAAAACCGACTCCTCAACCAACTCCGGGCACACAGTCCGATCAATCGGGGAAATCGCGTGGCGGTGGCTTATTTGGTGGTTTATTTGGCGGTAAGAAAAAGTAGAAAAATTAATGGTTCATCAACCACCGGCGGGTGCACGAGATTTGTTGCCCCTTGAAGTGACACAAAAACGTTGGATTGCCGAGCGCTTACAGCAGGTATTTCACCGCTGGGGATATCACCAGATTATTACATCGACCTTGGAGTGGTTAGATACTCTGATGGCAGGCGGGGCAATTCAGCGTTCAACTGTCATTCAGTTACAGGATGCTGAGGCGGGGACATTGGGACTGCGCCCGGAACTCACAGCTTCAATTGCACGGGCTTTTGCCACACGAATCGCAGGGAGTACTACTGAGGCAACCCTATCCTTACCACAACGACTCTACTACAATGCTAATGTGTTCCGCCAACCGCCCATGGGTCACCACGGACGTCAACTGGAATTCTACCAGTCAGGGGTTGAACTTCTGGGAGCTGGCGGACTATTGGCAGATGCAGAAATTCTGCTGTTGCTTGCGGATTCGCTGAATCAGCTCGGTTTGCAACAGTGGCACTTGATTTTAGGGGAAGCGGGGTTAACGCGATCGCTCTTTTCTCCCTTCCCCGCGTCAGTGCAAGACAAAGTGCGAAAAGCGATCGCTCATCTGGATCGTGTCTCTCTAGAAACTCTACCCCTTTCCCCGGAATTACGAGAACGGGCGCTGTTTCTGTTTGATCTGCGGGGACGCCCTACGGATGTTTTACAAAAAGTGGCTAGTCTGGATTTAGACGCATCAGAACGCCAAATTGTGGAGCAGCTCAAAGCCCTGATTGAACTTTTAGAGCAATCTTCTCCCACTCCCTTGCCACTCATGCTCGACCTCAGCTTAGTTCAAACCTTTGAGTATTACACGGGTATTGTGTTTGAGGTGGTGAGTGACAGCAATACTAGTCAGCGAGTTTTGGGTCAAGGGGGTCGTTATGACCAACTCCTGGGGCTGTATCATCCTCAGAAAGAAACCTACCCAGGAATTGGTTTTTGCCTCAATATTGAAGACCTTCACTATGTTTTACTTTCAGGGAGTCAGCTACCCAGACAAACACCCGCTAGTGACTGGTTAGTGGTTCCGGAGACGCCCCAGTCTGAGGCTGCTGCTTTTGCTTATGCCCAAAAGCTTAGAGAATCTGAGCATTTAGTGCGCGTGGAGATTGATTTAGGACAACGCTCACCTACAGATATTCGGGAGTACGCCCGTCGCCACCGGATTACTTATTTGGCATGGATTCAAGCAGATGGCAGACCGATGATTGAGACGTTAAGTTAGGGAGGGACAACGCTAGCCAGATATCCACCAAATCTATAGTTTTAGGTTAATCTTGGTAGCGTCGAAACAGTAGACTAAATTTACTTGTTTGATCCGATTGATAAGAGAGAAAACACTGTGCCACACACGATAGTTACTAATACTTGTGAAGGTATAGCCGATTGCGTTGATGCTTGCCCCGTTGCTTGTATCCACGAAGGGCCCGGAAAAAATGTCAAGGGTACAAACTGGTACTGGATTGACTTTGCCACCTGTATTGACTGCGGCATCTGCATCCAAGTCTGCCCGGTAGAAGGCGCGATCGTGCCGGAAGAACGCCCAGATCTGCAAGAGACTCCTTAAAGAACATTACAAATGCTTGCTGCCACAGAGGTGATGGTGACAGTGCTTGTGGCAGCGTTACCGTTGGTATTCCCCAATAGGGCTTCTAACTGGATAGTTTACATACCTTCTACCAAACTCATTTACCATAGCTAGTCAGTCGTGTGCAATATATTGTATTCACCCTGTTGCTCGTAAGACTTCAATAGGAATAAAACTGTTTTAACCTGCTCCAGAAGTGCTGTAACCAACGCCAAAACGGGGAGTAATTCTTAAATCTGCCCCTCTTTGATTGGTGAGGGTGTATCAGTTTCAGCAGAGAGTGTCTGTGCGATAGCTGGGAATGCTAAGCTAAAAGCAAAGAGCAGACTAGTACAGAGTCGATGCACTACTTTGTTCATGGGCGTATTTATCCCGATAGATAACTTTGATGGCTCATATCGTAGCCTTGCTGTTTGCTTGGTGTGTCAAAAATGATTGTTAACACACCGCTC contains:
- a CDS encoding thermonuclease family protein — encoded protein: MLRLLSLLCCCLFLLVGCQSSPVPTGRTVTVQVQRVVSGQTLDVLNPTQQTALIERVRLIGIEAPDLKQEPWGSAAKNRFEQMISKTANQPLVLQPVSLEPDVQEKDSTGRWLAYVWYDGVLINEQLVKEGYVLAAPRLPNQKYDDRLARAQEYARLMGYGIWNLDQPMRLTPAEFRRQNP
- a CDS encoding ferredoxin family protein, coding for MPHTIVTNTCEGIADCVDACPVACIHEGPGKNVKGTNWYWIDFATCIDCGICIQVCPVEGAIVPEERPDLQETP
- a CDS encoding ATP phosphoribosyltransferase regulatory subunit; the protein is MVHQPPAGARDLLPLEVTQKRWIAERLQQVFHRWGYHQIITSTLEWLDTLMAGGAIQRSTVIQLQDAEAGTLGLRPELTASIARAFATRIAGSTTEATLSLPQRLYYNANVFRQPPMGHHGRQLEFYQSGVELLGAGGLLADAEILLLLADSLNQLGLQQWHLILGEAGLTRSLFSPFPASVQDKVRKAIAHLDRVSLETLPLSPELRERALFLFDLRGRPTDVLQKVASLDLDASERQIVEQLKALIELLEQSSPTPLPLMLDLSLVQTFEYYTGIVFEVVSDSNTSQRVLGQGGRYDQLLGLYHPQKETYPGIGFCLNIEDLHYVLLSGSQLPRQTPASDWLVVPETPQSEAAAFAYAQKLRESEHLVRVEIDLGQRSPTDIREYARRHRITYLAWIQADGRPMIETLS
- a CDS encoding 2Fe-2S iron-sulfur cluster-binding protein; the protein is MTKSYKVQIHHRQAGTHHIVQVPDDRYILQAAENQGVKLPFACRNGACTTCAVRVLRGEVYQPEAMGLSPNLRDQGYALLCVSYPRSDLEVETQDEDEVYELQFGRYFAKGKVQFGLPLDED
- a CDS encoding DnaJ domain-containing protein, with the translated sequence MSFQIERGLFKFDFNDHHAVIGVPVDADVKEVRKRYLKIARKLHPDSCKAASDSEKKLANQLLSKLVNPAYEQLSQGNNRDYLVSLGHMGRRLAAEGAKIPLASASAKQLFQSGANLDNAYKSVLQKLATTQYDSLDQVLDKIAEISELNMVYLMLSKGELQKPTDRRPGAPMGPGAGPKGGQPATPGRNPGPNAPTPPGTPARPISPLPDSGVTRSAEYVRRAEGYMAKNNFAAAVLELREALKLDPNNSRCHSLLGASFLKQNQATMAKVHLNKALQLNPNDELALKGKKHLDALQNTNGGQKPTPQPTPGTQSDQSGKSRGGGLFGGLFGGKKK
- a CDS encoding DMT family transporter, producing the protein MGQLNKQSDDRGASDSQAAEDLLRAMTQDIEHLRQNLLSQLAQDVERLQREKSQLIEDIEQLKAQRQQQLFQQQIDRVPSAGFSPNVIAEVHNENIEQLIASLDSTLRATFRSLQQDLKSYQSSLSQQLGEMYSLEKQGEAILETLVNRLRKEVSSQSSATKNSSLSSPPAHPNVSLPRRDIPGYLEEDHHYNSFNVSYPSEQSIPAVPSIPAPESLTTAPQPQASSKPKRGLVGGLVMGFVLVLLSFLLQAFQNIVISVIFNKSPILGLFEFGGLLVPSAGNSLLILWLRMLVVVPLMAILAMVRYPSVWREIGQFARSKDWLLFFNVLASGFFLFLSQALLYLALGPIAPGVALTIFFIYPIFTLLLAWVLYGRRPTLISNLVIFSVLVGFVLITLPGTRTTELSSLGISAAAGAGVAFAFHLILTRIPAKKINPVPLMWINYVLLLTFAGLCLAGPFPQSWWRFDVAPTMWPSLIISSLVLGGITFLINLLSNMGLRRIDPRRALILEATVPALTGLLALGIVQSTMQGSQIFGMVIVTLGVVALNFEQRRRHAQAAQSASRSQK
- a CDS encoding inositol monophosphatase, which gives rise to MSQHTPQQLQIFLDIATEAAMAAGAILKDYWGKLDEIEEKGRPGDLVTVADKDAEVAILKVLQRHVPHHSILAEESGQLGDNQNEYLWAIDPLDGTTNYAHQYPVAAVSVGLLISGIPEVGAIYNPFRDELFRAATGLGATRNRRPIQVSQTSDLSKSLLVTGFAYDRRETSDNNYAEFCHLTHLTQGVRRSGAASIDLADVACGRLDGYWERGLSPWDIVAGVVLVEEAGGKVTAYDGSPLKIDSGRILATNVHLHEQMSTELLQVPPLSGWK